In one Corallococcus silvisoli genomic region, the following are encoded:
- a CDS encoding HMA2 domain-containing protein — translation MQRVIHLIHTSPGRTRLRLPWLRHDAKEATALADELLRVEGIREVQVRPYTGSVLCIHAPQELGVEDLLEEVRRCTGVDRVLRPGEEPPEEEVLLLRALSEGSGVARAASQCVKGINVDLLRATEGRLDLGALAAMGFAVAGAVEVAVTGRLTRPPWFNLGWWAFRTFITMEGVAIRKTPSPVRHSDSGVQAPHGQDTAGAPRHDA, via the coding sequence ATGCAGAGGGTCATTCACCTCATCCATACCTCGCCGGGGCGCACGCGCCTGCGGCTGCCGTGGTTGCGGCACGACGCGAAGGAGGCCACGGCGCTGGCGGACGAGCTCCTGCGAGTGGAAGGAATCCGCGAGGTGCAGGTTCGGCCCTACACCGGCAGCGTGCTGTGCATCCACGCCCCCCAGGAGCTGGGGGTCGAGGACCTGCTCGAGGAGGTGCGCCGGTGCACCGGCGTGGACCGGGTGTTGCGTCCCGGGGAGGAGCCGCCCGAGGAGGAGGTGCTGCTGCTGCGGGCGCTTTCAGAGGGCAGCGGCGTGGCGCGCGCGGCCAGTCAGTGCGTCAAGGGCATCAACGTGGACCTGCTGCGTGCGACCGAGGGGCGCCTGGACCTGGGCGCGCTGGCGGCGATGGGCTTCGCGGTGGCGGGCGCGGTGGAGGTCGCCGTGACGGGCAGGCTGACCCGCCCGCCATGGTTCAACCTGGGCTGGTGGGCCTTCCGCACCTTCATCACCATGGAGGGCGTGGCCATCCGGAAGACCCCTTCACCGGTGCGTCACTCCGACAGCGGCGTCCAGGCACCGCATGGCCAGGACACCGCCGGGGCTCCCCGACACGACGCGTGA
- a CDS encoding sigma 54-interacting transcriptional regulator, with amino-acid sequence MSRHGPRDSLSPSGLAEVSTAVGDNPRVAASADEWVPALTLLSHPMATRAGARLLLDAVLAGRDVEVSRNGPNFARPGEPFGQPLADPFVSRVPIVFSAGEAGRIRLRVGEGGTRVSVNGGLVTGCEFTREELAAGVPLDVAGRLVLLLHLSSRQVGAPSDTLGMRGDSQGIRRVREHILRIADLQVPVLIRGETGTGKELVAQAIHQHGPRQGRPFISVNLGAIPRELAAAELFGAQRGAFTGATRDREGFFRAAHGGTLFLDEVGEAPPEVQVMLLRVLETGELYPVGGTTPIKTDVRLIAATDSHLEEHIRDGRFKAPLLHRLSGYEVRLPPLRERREDLGELFLHFAREELEAIGEAHRLTPRDPYAEPWLPASLALRLLRFAWPGNVRQLRNLTRQLVIGSRGQPVLRLDPRLAGELETAVVETPVAKPPAAVARRKSTDITGEELLAALRQHQWDLKLTADRLGIPRSSIYDVIDKHPNIRRAGTLTAEEITACHQECEGDLDAMVRRLEVSKRALNRRIKELGLSTRGS; translated from the coding sequence ATGTCCCGCCACGGGCCTCGTGATTCCCTGTCTCCCTCGGGCCTGGCCGAGGTCTCGACGGCCGTTGGAGACAACCCGCGGGTCGCGGCGTCCGCCGATGAGTGGGTGCCAGCCCTGACCCTCCTCTCCCATCCCATGGCGACGCGGGCGGGAGCGCGGCTTCTCCTGGACGCGGTCCTCGCGGGCCGCGACGTGGAGGTGTCCCGCAACGGTCCGAACTTCGCCCGGCCCGGAGAGCCCTTCGGCCAGCCGCTGGCGGACCCCTTCGTCAGCCGGGTCCCCATCGTCTTCTCCGCGGGAGAGGCCGGGAGGATCCGGCTGCGCGTCGGCGAGGGTGGAACCCGGGTGTCGGTGAACGGCGGGCTCGTGACGGGCTGTGAGTTCACGCGGGAGGAGCTGGCGGCGGGCGTGCCGCTCGACGTCGCCGGACGGCTGGTGTTGCTGCTGCACCTGTCCTCGCGCCAGGTGGGTGCGCCCTCGGACACGCTGGGCATGCGGGGCGACAGCCAGGGCATCCGGCGTGTGCGCGAGCACATCCTGCGCATCGCCGACCTCCAGGTGCCGGTGCTGATCCGGGGTGAGACGGGCACGGGCAAGGAGCTGGTGGCCCAGGCCATCCATCAACACGGTCCACGACAGGGCCGCCCCTTCATCAGCGTGAACCTGGGCGCCATCCCCAGGGAGCTGGCGGCCGCGGAGCTGTTTGGCGCGCAGCGGGGCGCCTTCACGGGTGCGACCCGCGACCGCGAGGGTTTCTTCCGGGCGGCGCACGGCGGCACCCTGTTCCTCGACGAAGTGGGCGAAGCCCCTCCCGAGGTCCAGGTGATGCTGCTGCGGGTGCTGGAGACCGGCGAGCTGTATCCGGTGGGTGGCACCACCCCCATCAAGACGGACGTGCGGCTCATCGCGGCCACTGACTCCCACCTGGAGGAGCACATCCGGGACGGGCGCTTCAAGGCGCCGCTGCTGCACCGCCTGTCTGGCTACGAGGTCCGGCTGCCACCCCTGCGCGAGCGGCGTGAGGACCTGGGGGAGCTGTTCCTGCACTTCGCTCGGGAGGAGCTGGAGGCCATTGGCGAAGCCCACCGCCTGACGCCCCGTGACCCCTACGCCGAGCCCTGGCTGCCGGCCTCGCTCGCGCTGCGCCTGCTGCGCTTCGCGTGGCCCGGCAACGTCCGGCAGCTGCGCAACCTCACCCGCCAGCTCGTGATTGGGAGCCGGGGGCAGCCGGTCCTGCGGCTGGATCCGCGGCTCGCAGGGGAACTGGAGACCGCCGTCGTGGAGACCCCGGTCGCGAAGCCCCCCGCTGCGGTCGCCCGGCGCAAATCCACGGACATCACGGGCGAGGAGCTGCTGGCGGCGCTCCGTCAGCACCAGTGGGACCTCAAGTTGACGGCGGACCGGCTCGGCATCCCGCGCTCGTCCATCTACGATGTCATCGACAAGCACCCGAACATCCGCAGGGCGGGGACGCTGACCGCGGAGGAGATCACCGCCTGTCATCAGGAGTGTGAAGGTGACCTGGACGCGATGGTCCGGCGCCTGGAGGTCTCCAAGCGGGCGCTCAACCGACGCATCAAGGAGCTGGGTCTGAGCACCCGGGGCTCCTGA
- a CDS encoding LuxR C-terminal-related transcriptional regulator translates to MGDPVSHLLPTKLSPPRTASVLVSRSAALRKIDRGVGGKLVLVTAPLGSGKTTLLTQWDREARGSRLLAWLSLDERDNAPERFFSYLVGAIRRAAPEFDAYIASQLDAQVALPLDHATTVVLRSLWNLGRELVVVLDDFHVLREGALVRAFSYLLDHAPPHVHWIVSSRSPPELDLAKLKLTEQLVTLDSRDLSLDGEAIHELGQRLCGAALKPEDVEYLRARTEGWVAGVKLALLTAGEHASVSDALRKAIGSNHDVARYLADVLLREQTAEVRAFLVLSSVVDRLNGALCNALLGITHGPALLAELERAQLFIQPLDTQNQWYRFHSLFLDFLRTQLACTYGDRLPGLHRAASEWFAGNALPDEALTHAFASGDRGWCLELTARCAEAWMREGEIASVLHWTAKLTAEETFRSPAVCVARIACLILSRCFAPASLALQDAQRRLQTAGADPERERLSRQLSRLALLHAVLSDSAPGSCVELEESPGDEAPDVFMAGAVLAAKAYQALRLNRFDAMRRLASAARETLQGLNHAYLVGYTDVLIVLADRAQGHMKDASDRCEAAFERASRGRRNPVWVNAATALANTRYDQNRLDEAEALCIEVLPLLSQAAVFETFAVAYLVLARIKSIRGKYAEAWQLLDYLHSVLECGHQTRFLAHVCGEKIRLGLVEQSPARVKAVAREFGLGERMRRGEWRERRFYDETWEQLGVAQAWVLMARGRHDRAHGLLETLRASAHEAGCVARETALLAALAVCHWRAGAPAAAFAEVNRGFARVPRFGFSRGVFDETPGLQEVIVAAATQRKLSHVLPARYTERYQDLLSLGSGGPVGFAALPSAPLEPLTERELQMLKLLAQGLSNQEISQRSNVALSTTKWHLRNVFAKLDVTTRTAAIVKARERLERSL, encoded by the coding sequence ATGGGCGACCCGGTCTCACACCTGCTGCCGACGAAGCTCTCGCCGCCGAGGACGGCGTCGGTGCTCGTGTCGCGGAGCGCGGCGCTCCGGAAGATCGACCGCGGGGTTGGCGGCAAGCTGGTGTTGGTGACCGCGCCGTTGGGCTCGGGCAAGACGACGCTGCTGACGCAGTGGGACCGCGAGGCGCGAGGGTCGCGGCTGCTCGCGTGGCTGTCGCTCGACGAGCGGGACAACGCGCCCGAGCGCTTCTTCTCCTACCTCGTGGGGGCCATCCGCCGCGCGGCCCCGGAGTTCGACGCGTACATCGCGAGCCAGTTGGATGCGCAGGTGGCGCTCCCGCTCGACCATGCGACGACGGTGGTGCTGCGGAGTCTTTGGAACCTGGGGCGTGAGCTCGTCGTGGTCCTGGACGACTTCCACGTGCTGCGGGAGGGCGCGCTGGTGCGGGCCTTCTCATACCTGCTGGACCACGCTCCGCCGCACGTCCACTGGATTGTCTCTTCGCGCAGCCCTCCCGAACTGGACCTGGCGAAGCTGAAGCTCACCGAGCAGCTGGTGACGCTCGACAGCCGCGACCTGAGCCTGGATGGGGAGGCCATCCATGAGCTGGGCCAGCGCCTGTGCGGCGCGGCGCTCAAGCCCGAGGATGTCGAGTACCTGCGCGCGCGCACCGAGGGCTGGGTGGCCGGCGTGAAGCTGGCCCTGCTGACGGCGGGCGAGCATGCCAGCGTGAGCGACGCGCTCCGCAAGGCCATTGGCTCGAACCACGACGTGGCCCGGTACCTCGCGGACGTGCTGCTGCGCGAGCAGACGGCGGAGGTGCGCGCGTTCCTGGTGCTCAGCTCGGTGGTGGACCGGCTCAACGGGGCGCTGTGCAACGCGCTCCTGGGCATCACGCATGGACCGGCGCTGCTGGCGGAGCTGGAGCGGGCGCAGTTGTTCATCCAGCCGCTCGACACGCAGAACCAATGGTACCGGTTCCACTCGCTGTTCCTCGACTTCCTGCGCACCCAGCTCGCGTGCACGTACGGCGACCGCCTCCCCGGGCTGCACCGCGCGGCGAGCGAGTGGTTCGCCGGGAACGCGCTGCCGGACGAGGCGCTGACGCACGCGTTCGCCTCGGGGGACCGGGGCTGGTGCCTGGAGCTCACGGCCCGCTGCGCGGAGGCGTGGATGCGCGAGGGCGAGATCGCCTCCGTGCTCCATTGGACGGCGAAGCTGACAGCGGAGGAGACCTTCCGCTCGCCGGCTGTCTGTGTGGCGCGCATCGCGTGCCTCATCCTGTCCCGCTGCTTCGCGCCTGCCTCCCTGGCGCTGCAGGACGCGCAGCGCCGGCTCCAGACGGCGGGGGCCGACCCGGAGCGTGAGCGGCTGTCGCGGCAGCTCTCCCGGCTCGCGCTGCTGCACGCCGTCCTGTCGGACTCGGCCCCGGGCTCCTGCGTTGAACTGGAGGAGTCACCCGGGGACGAGGCGCCGGATGTCTTCATGGCGGGAGCGGTGCTGGCGGCGAAGGCCTACCAGGCGCTCCGGCTGAACCGGTTCGATGCGATGCGCCGGCTCGCGTCGGCCGCGCGCGAGACGTTGCAGGGGCTGAACCATGCATACCTGGTGGGCTACACGGACGTCCTCATCGTGCTGGCGGACCGGGCGCAGGGGCACATGAAAGATGCGTCGGACCGGTGCGAGGCGGCGTTCGAGCGCGCGAGCCGGGGACGGCGCAACCCGGTGTGGGTGAACGCGGCGACGGCGCTGGCCAACACCCGCTATGACCAGAACCGTTTGGATGAGGCGGAGGCGCTCTGCATCGAGGTCCTGCCGCTGCTGTCCCAGGCGGCGGTGTTCGAGACCTTCGCGGTGGCGTACCTGGTGCTGGCCCGCATCAAGTCGATTCGAGGCAAGTACGCGGAGGCCTGGCAGTTGCTGGACTACCTGCACAGCGTGCTCGAGTGCGGACACCAGACGCGCTTCCTGGCCCATGTCTGTGGCGAGAAGATCCGCCTGGGGTTGGTGGAGCAATCCCCCGCGCGGGTGAAGGCGGTGGCGCGGGAGTTCGGCCTGGGAGAGCGGATGCGCCGGGGCGAGTGGCGTGAGCGACGCTTCTACGACGAGACCTGGGAGCAGCTGGGGGTGGCGCAGGCCTGGGTGTTGATGGCGCGGGGGCGGCACGACCGGGCGCACGGGCTGCTGGAGACGCTGCGGGCCAGCGCGCATGAGGCGGGCTGTGTCGCTCGGGAGACGGCGCTGCTGGCCGCGCTGGCGGTATGTCATTGGCGTGCCGGAGCCCCCGCGGCGGCGTTCGCCGAGGTGAACCGGGGGTTCGCGCGGGTGCCGCGGTTTGGCTTCAGCCGGGGCGTGTTCGACGAGACGCCAGGGTTGCAGGAGGTCATCGTCGCGGCGGCCACGCAGCGGAAGCTGAGCCACGTCCTGCCGGCCCGATACACCGAGCGGTATCAGGACCTGCTGTCCCTGGGCAGCGGCGGGCCGGTGGGGTTCGCGGCACTGCCCAGCGCGCCGCTGGAGCCGCTCACCGAGCGGGAGCTCCAGATGCTCAAGCTGCTGGCCCAGGGGCTGAGCAACCAGGAGATCAGCCAACGCTCCAACGTGGCGCTCTCCACCACGAAGTGGCACTTGCGCAACGTGTTCGCGAAGCTCGACGTGACGACACGCACCGCGGCCATCGTGAAGGCGCGGGAGCGGTTGGAGCGCAGCCTCTGA
- a CDS encoding DUF2380 domain-containing protein, translating to MDSSEAALSKLASRPPALVGWGFTGVFTRYLDQGSTQLTWLRDALGSATALTDAASDVGDADMELGLLRMTGPKLQAAQFGTLLLATWVDFLHLADAIFRNCPMCSVEKLFADLHRVQGMMEPTLADLSSLDPERVEAATLAMPELMGKLTREFDTLQRETRSTMKLGGQVIAAMQALEMVAMISTLKMSLPRLPPSAPATLGVGLVMSSGGVMVGSRIAVSAEWVEMMRRLVQAGVLSVPAVSAAVRIHGGQVMMAQAHQDLPKGVRDALGDSPEVRGMHETGRAGAGMSDGPKHHVLPQEHREWFEQRGFKGDMDIDQFCVRLEQAHHEAIHGGGNWKLGRTWPGEWNRLIMELLRDAEAEAGRRLTRNTVLRIVGENMKIYDIPMNFTKGRSR from the coding sequence ATGGACAGCAGCGAAGCCGCGCTCTCCAAACTGGCGTCCCGTCCTCCAGCCCTCGTGGGATGGGGCTTCACCGGCGTCTTCACGCGATACCTCGACCAGGGCTCCACTCAGTTGACGTGGCTTCGTGACGCGCTCGGGAGTGCCACCGCGTTGACGGATGCGGCCTCGGACGTCGGCGACGCGGACATGGAGCTGGGCCTGCTGCGCATGACAGGGCCGAAGCTCCAGGCGGCCCAGTTCGGGACCCTCCTGCTTGCCACCTGGGTTGACTTCCTCCACCTCGCTGACGCCATTTTCAGAAACTGCCCGATGTGCAGCGTCGAGAAGCTGTTCGCAGACCTTCATCGCGTGCAGGGAATGATGGAGCCCACGCTGGCGGACCTCTCTTCACTGGACCCGGAGCGAGTCGAAGCGGCGACCCTCGCGATGCCTGAACTGATGGGGAAGCTCACCCGTGAGTTCGACACACTCCAGCGAGAGACCCGCTCGACCATGAAGCTCGGCGGGCAGGTCATCGCGGCGATGCAGGCGTTGGAGATGGTCGCCATGATCTCCACGCTGAAGATGTCGCTCCCACGGCTCCCTCCCTCCGCCCCCGCCACGCTCGGCGTGGGCCTCGTGATGAGTTCGGGTGGAGTCATGGTGGGCTCGCGGATTGCCGTCTCCGCCGAGTGGGTGGAGATGATGCGAAGGCTCGTGCAGGCGGGCGTCCTCTCCGTTCCTGCCGTCAGCGCGGCCGTCCGCATTCACGGTGGACAGGTCATGATGGCCCAGGCCCATCAGGACCTACCCAAGGGCGTGCGCGACGCGTTGGGGGACAGCCCCGAAGTGCGCGGCATGCACGAAACCGGCAGGGCAGGAGCGGGCATGTCGGACGGCCCGAAACACCATGTGTTGCCGCAAGAGCACCGCGAGTGGTTCGAGCAACGCGGCTTCAAGGGCGACATGGACATCGACCAGTTCTGCGTCCGGTTGGAGCAGGCCCACCACGAGGCGATTCACGGTGGGGGAAACTGGAAGCTGGGGCGCACATGGCCCGGTGAGTGGAATCGGCTGATCATGGAGCTACTGCGCGACGCCGAGGCCGAAGCTGGACGCAGGTTGACGCGGAATACGGTCCTGAGGATCGTCGGAGAAAACATGAAGATCTACGACATCCCGATGAATTTCACTAAGGGGAGAAGCCGATGA
- a CDS encoding NUDIX hydrolase encodes MTDGRSWQGNWKARLYERVHEHGFDSLTAFAEARPTASLVALAEELGREDIAGVQVFRGLVAEAERSHQVTRLVRGQFVRELCAYLPTGWPAVLDDDARMEVALVFSQWSAYTPETHKGRVRLAREALRANPPPAGWRPLGPDDELLRTLLPDEGA; translated from the coding sequence ATGACCGACGGACGTTCATGGCAGGGGAACTGGAAGGCCCGCCTGTATGAGCGCGTCCACGAACACGGCTTCGACTCGCTCACTGCCTTTGCCGAGGCCCGCCCTACCGCTTCGCTGGTGGCGCTGGCCGAGGAGCTTGGTCGCGAGGACATTGCCGGTGTGCAGGTGTTCAGAGGACTGGTGGCCGAGGCGGAGCGCAGCCATCAGGTCACACGCCTCGTTCGCGGGCAGTTCGTGCGCGAACTGTGTGCATATCTCCCAACCGGCTGGCCAGCCGTGCTGGACGACGACGCTCGGATGGAGGTTGCCCTCGTGTTCAGCCAATGGTCGGCGTACACCCCAGAAACCCATAAGGGGAGAGTTCGACTGGCCAGGGAGGCACTTCGCGCCAATCCCCCCCCCGCTGGATGGCGCCCGCTCGGCCCTGACGACGAGCTTCTTCGGACACTCCTCCCCGACGAGGGAGCTTGA
- a CDS encoding serine/threonine-protein kinase, whose product MRQGFEAELRVALAEGLLSEQEAGALREEVQRTERGPLALLREQGRLSEDSLVSMMALVRGDAAARSRSGVEDATTPVAPPPAPSPEPSAFPIPGWERYLCVRFLGEGGMGRVFLARDPRLNRNVALKFVRGDAPELTRRFLSEARAQARVNHERVCPVYEVGEVQGRVYIAMRFIEGQSLGTLARGLSFEQKALVLQAACEGVHEAHRVGLIHRDLKPSNILVERAEDGTLRPYVMDFGLARDWKEGATATGAVLGTPHYMSPEQARGEVTSLDRRADVYSLGATLYSVLTGQPPIPGANGLEVLNHIAHTEPRPPRAVDPDIPKDLEAIALKCLEKERSARYDSARAVADELGRFLRGEPVRARAHGPGYRLLRTLRRHRFVASVSFVATLLVLLALGQAGLARREAATRERLARRFTESVERIEALARYSDLSPLHDTRVDQRAIRTRMAALAAEIQEAGEQAAGPGHYALGRGYLALGDEARAREALETAWARGFREPRVAYALALVTGHEYQARLLEAERLRDPQRREVLKREAELRYRDPARDWLRQSDGAEVPSTAYVAALLAFYEDRWDDALARLATLGPGFSWFHEALKLKGDILQARAMRHWNLGQPEAAAADFEAGRKAYAEAVASGESVASLYTAQGELEFGALILEVYGKGAVLPPYTRGLEAVARALTAMPDHSDAWVLEARLHRRLAEYQGNLGEYDEALPQKAVTAARHALELDPSLSKARLELGQAWWIWGHLRQLHSQDPREQLRAAVESFEGLAPEDRDAGFLLNLCLVHKTWADYEEQVGADPLPQYGKAIDACRASVRLDGRVPEGWLNLGIALYTRATQPRDADADADLSQAVAALDQARTLNPGHVVTYFYAGLAHALVARRLHVRGGEPSSALERSAELYRKGIELGPGIPQLHNGLCLTLLQQAQADWDHGADPTPVLARAQAACERAVAVAPKSGYGYINLGEVFAQRALYQRARGEDPRASVRAADLALQQALRWLPEDAGTLANRGMVHATRATFELDHGRDPRPSIARAEEPLRQALARKPNQADAWYFLGETLGARALYSGSRAEDCEAAAQAFRKGIALAPERQDFNLGFGHFLRRWAARAMQAKQDAGPLLQQALEQVDPLIASRPDWPDAHLLRGALLSLRAALPPDEAGQRQAWREQAVEELSRALTANPGFQREWGGLLRGARARPER is encoded by the coding sequence ATGCGTCAGGGGTTCGAGGCCGAGCTGCGCGTGGCCCTCGCGGAGGGGCTGCTCTCCGAGCAGGAAGCAGGAGCACTGCGGGAGGAGGTCCAGCGCACGGAACGCGGGCCCCTGGCCCTGCTTCGTGAACAGGGCCGCCTGTCCGAGGACTCCCTTGTCTCGATGATGGCGCTGGTCCGGGGTGACGCCGCAGCCCGCTCGCGCTCCGGGGTCGAGGACGCGACCACCCCCGTCGCGCCTCCGCCAGCCCCCTCCCCCGAACCCTCCGCTTTCCCGATCCCCGGATGGGAGCGCTACCTGTGCGTGCGCTTCCTCGGCGAAGGAGGCATGGGGCGCGTCTTCCTCGCGAGGGATCCACGGCTGAACCGGAACGTGGCCCTGAAGTTCGTCCGCGGTGATGCCCCGGAGCTCACCCGGCGCTTCCTCTCCGAGGCCCGAGCCCAGGCACGGGTCAACCACGAGCGCGTGTGCCCCGTGTACGAGGTGGGAGAGGTCCAGGGGCGCGTCTACATCGCCATGCGGTTCATCGAAGGACAGTCGCTGGGCACGCTCGCCCGCGGGCTGTCCTTCGAGCAGAAGGCGCTGGTGCTCCAGGCCGCCTGCGAGGGCGTGCACGAGGCACACCGCGTGGGCCTCATCCACCGGGACCTCAAGCCCTCCAACATCCTGGTGGAGCGCGCGGAGGACGGGACGCTGCGCCCCTACGTGATGGACTTCGGGCTGGCGCGGGACTGGAAGGAGGGCGCCACCGCCACCGGCGCGGTGCTGGGCACGCCCCACTACATGTCACCCGAGCAGGCCCGGGGCGAGGTCACCAGCCTCGACCGCCGCGCGGATGTCTACAGCCTGGGCGCTACCCTCTACAGCGTGTTGACGGGCCAGCCGCCCATCCCCGGAGCCAATGGCCTGGAGGTGCTCAACCACATCGCCCACACGGAGCCCCGGCCCCCTCGCGCGGTGGATCCCGACATCCCGAAGGACCTCGAGGCCATCGCGCTCAAGTGTCTGGAGAAGGAGCGCTCGGCCCGGTACGACTCGGCCCGGGCCGTGGCGGACGAGCTGGGGCGCTTCCTCCGCGGCGAGCCGGTGCGGGCTCGCGCGCACGGGCCCGGGTACCGGCTGCTGCGGACGCTGCGCCGGCACCGGTTCGTGGCGTCCGTGAGCTTCGTGGCGACCCTGCTCGTGCTCCTCGCGTTGGGACAGGCGGGGCTGGCCCGCCGCGAGGCCGCCACACGGGAGCGCCTGGCCCGCCGGTTCACGGAGTCCGTCGAGCGCATCGAGGCCCTGGCCCGCTACTCGGACCTGTCGCCGCTGCATGACACCCGCGTGGATCAGCGCGCCATCCGGACGCGCATGGCGGCGCTCGCGGCGGAGATCCAGGAGGCCGGCGAGCAGGCCGCGGGCCCCGGACACTATGCGCTGGGGCGTGGCTACCTGGCGCTCGGAGACGAGGCGCGAGCCCGCGAGGCGCTCGAAACCGCCTGGGCGCGAGGCTTCCGCGAACCCCGGGTGGCCTATGCGCTGGCGCTGGTCACGGGCCACGAATACCAGGCGCGACTGCTGGAAGCCGAACGCCTGCGCGACCCCCAGCGGAGGGAGGTCCTCAAGCGCGAGGCCGAACTCCGCTATCGCGATCCGGCGCGGGACTGGCTCCGCCAGAGCGACGGTGCCGAGGTCCCCTCCACCGCGTATGTCGCGGCGCTGCTCGCCTTCTACGAGGACCGGTGGGACGACGCCCTCGCGCGGCTGGCCACGCTCGGCCCCGGGTTCTCGTGGTTCCACGAAGCGCTCAAGCTCAAGGGCGACATCCTCCAGGCCCGCGCCATGCGGCACTGGAACCTGGGCCAGCCCGAGGCCGCGGCGGCGGACTTCGAGGCGGGCCGCAAGGCCTACGCGGAGGCGGTCGCGAGCGGCGAGAGCGTGGCCTCCCTCTACACGGCCCAGGGCGAGCTCGAGTTCGGCGCGCTCATCCTGGAGGTCTACGGCAAGGGCGCGGTCCTGCCCCCCTACACGCGAGGGCTCGAGGCTGTCGCGCGCGCGCTCACCGCGATGCCAGACCACTCCGATGCATGGGTATTGGAAGCCCGCCTCCACCGCCGGCTCGCCGAGTACCAGGGCAACCTGGGCGAGTACGACGAGGCGCTCCCCCAGAAGGCGGTGACAGCCGCACGGCATGCGCTGGAGCTCGACCCCTCGCTGTCGAAGGCCCGGCTCGAGCTGGGGCAGGCCTGGTGGATCTGGGGCCACCTCCGTCAGCTCCACTCCCAGGACCCACGTGAGCAGCTCCGCGCGGCGGTCGAGAGCTTCGAGGGCCTGGCTCCCGAGGACCGGGACGCGGGCTTCCTCCTCAACCTGTGCCTCGTCCACAAGACCTGGGCCGACTACGAGGAGCAGGTGGGCGCGGATCCGCTGCCCCAGTACGGCAAGGCCATCGACGCCTGTCGCGCCTCGGTGCGGCTCGACGGGCGGGTGCCGGAGGGTTGGCTCAACCTGGGCATCGCGCTCTACACCCGCGCCACCCAGCCCCGGGATGCGGATGCGGACGCGGATCTCTCCCAGGCCGTGGCGGCGCTGGACCAGGCCCGGACCCTCAACCCCGGGCACGTGGTGACCTACTTCTACGCGGGGTTGGCGCATGCGCTCGTGGCCCGACGGCTCCACGTCCGGGGCGGTGAACCCAGCTCGGCGCTGGAGCGCTCGGCGGAGCTGTATCGGAAGGGCATCGAACTCGGCCCCGGCATCCCCCAGCTCCACAACGGCCTGTGCCTGACGCTGCTCCAGCAGGCGCAGGCGGACTGGGACCACGGAGCGGACCCCACCCCCGTGCTGGCCCGCGCCCAGGCGGCCTGCGAGCGGGCCGTGGCCGTCGCGCCGAAGAGCGGGTACGGCTACATCAACCTCGGGGAGGTGTTCGCCCAGCGCGCCCTCTACCAACGTGCGCGCGGAGAGGATCCCCGCGCGAGCGTGCGCGCGGCCGACCTCGCCCTCCAGCAAGCGCTGCGCTGGCTCCCGGAGGACGCCGGGACGCTGGCCAACCGCGGCATGGTCCACGCCACCCGGGCCACCTTCGAACTCGACCACGGACGCGATCCCCGCCCGAGCATCGCGCGCGCCGAGGAGCCCTTGCGGCAGGCGCTCGCGCGCAAACCGAACCAGGCCGACGCGTGGTACTTCCTGGGGGAGACGCTGGGCGCCCGGGCGCTGTACTCCGGCTCACGCGCCGAGGACTGCGAGGCCGCGGCCCAGGCGTTCCGGAAGGGCATCGCGCTGGCTCCAGAGCGACAGGACTTCAACCTGGGCTTCGGGCACTTCCTCCGGCGCTGGGCCGCCCGCGCGATGCAAGCGAAGCAGGACGCGGGCCCCCTGCTCCAACAAGCGCTGGAGCAGGTCGATCCGCTCATCGCGTCACGCCCCGACTGGCCCGACGCCCACCTGTTGCGAGGCGCGCTCCTCTCGCTCCGGGCGGCGCTCCCCCCGGACGAGGCCGGACAGCGACAGGCGTGGCGCGAACAGGCCGTGGAGGAACTCTCCCGCGCGCTCACCGCCAACCCAGGCTTTCAACGCGAATGGGGCGGCCTCCTGCGGGGTGCCCGCGCCAGACCCGAGCGGTGA